One window from the genome of Actinomycetota bacterium encodes:
- the murG gene encoding undecaprenyldiphospho-muramoylpentapeptide beta-N-acetylglucosaminyltransferase yields the protein MVPDLTAVTDLSIVIAAGGTGGHIYPGLALAGAVRRLAPDARVSFVGTSRGLEGRLIPEAGHRLHLVDMIPFARNVGPRRFLLPAYTVRAAVQARGILRRERADVAVGMGGYASIPLIAGARLARVPSLIHESGAVAGRANQVAARLTGNVATAFDVRVGEFPARVKTRTVGMPLGPELAGFDRAALRAEARAAFGLTPVVSMLLVNGGSQGSARLNDAALGLARRWRDRDDVHIVVKAGRANVEAVERRLKELGGDAVATCVAYLDRMDHAYAAADVALCRAGAGTIAELAVVGLPSVLVPYPFAPDDHQTVNARVLVDAGAALLVPDRDASAEQLAPQVEELLADRDRLAGMGAAAGRVARPHAAETLAAWVLELARNGRHRRRRDAEGGR from the coding sequence ATCGTGCCTGATCTCACAGCCGTGACCGATCTCTCCATCGTGATAGCTGCCGGGGGCACGGGCGGCCACATCTATCCGGGCCTCGCGTTGGCAGGCGCGGTCCGGCGCCTCGCGCCCGACGCGCGGGTGTCGTTCGTGGGGACGAGCCGCGGCCTGGAGGGTCGCCTCATCCCCGAGGCCGGCCACCGCCTGCACCTCGTCGACATGATCCCCTTCGCCCGCAACGTGGGGCCCCGCCGCTTCCTGCTGCCCGCGTACACGGTGCGGGCCGCGGTCCAGGCGCGTGGCATCCTGCGACGCGAGCGGGCCGACGTCGCCGTCGGCATGGGCGGCTACGCGAGCATCCCGTTGATCGCGGGCGCCCGGCTGGCACGGGTGCCTTCGTTGATCCACGAGTCGGGAGCCGTCGCCGGTCGCGCCAATCAGGTGGCCGCGCGTCTCACGGGCAACGTGGCCACGGCGTTCGACGTGCGCGTCGGCGAGTTCCCCGCTCGCGTGAAGACGCGCACCGTCGGCATGCCGCTGGGCCCCGAGCTCGCCGGATTCGACCGCGCCGCGCTCCGCGCCGAGGCCCGCGCCGCCTTCGGGCTGACACCCGTCGTCTCGATGCTGCTCGTGAACGGCGGGAGCCAGGGCTCGGCGCGGCTCAACGACGCCGCGCTCGGCCTGGCCCGACGGTGGCGAGACCGCGACGACGTGCACATCGTCGTCAAGGCCGGGCGCGCGAACGTCGAGGCGGTCGAGCGCCGGCTCAAGGAGCTGGGAGGTGACGCGGTGGCCACGTGCGTCGCGTACCTCGACCGCATGGACCACGCCTACGCGGCAGCCGATGTCGCGCTCTGCCGGGCGGGAGCAGGCACGATCGCGGAGCTGGCGGTGGTGGGGCTGCCGTCGGTGCTCGTCCCGTATCCGTTCGCACCCGACGACCACCAGACCGTCAACGCACGCGTCCTCGTGGACGCGGGCGCCGCCCTGCTCGTGCCCGACCGCGACGCGAGCGCGGAACAGCTGGCCCCACAGGTCGAGGAGCTGCTGGCCGATCGCGACCGGTTGGCGGGGATGGGCGCGGCGGCCGGGCGCGTGGCCCGCCCGCACGCGGCCGAGACGCTCGCCGCCTGGGTGCTCGAGCTCGCACGGAACGGTCGACACCGGCGGCGCCGCGACGCAGAGGGCGGTCGGTGA
- a CDS encoding YggS family pyridoxal phosphate-dependent enzyme: MGAIDGRDLAARFAHVRQRIERAGGDPARVTLVAVTKGFGPEVVAQARALGHVDFGENYAVDLARKAESLPAEGTRWHYLGAVQRTTARKLGALVHLWQSVDGPGAAERIARAVPGARVLVQVNVSGEPRKLGCTFDAAPALVAGLRTLRLDVRGLMAVGPAGPPEAARAGFRRLAELADRLGLAERSMGMSADLEVAVAEGATIVRVGTALFGARPPRP; encoded by the coding sequence ATGGGAGCGATCGACGGTCGCGATTTGGCCGCGCGCTTCGCGCACGTGCGACAGCGCATCGAGCGCGCCGGTGGCGACCCGGCGCGCGTCACGCTCGTCGCGGTCACCAAGGGCTTCGGCCCCGAGGTGGTGGCGCAGGCGCGCGCGCTCGGCCACGTGGACTTCGGCGAGAACTACGCGGTCGATCTGGCGCGCAAGGCGGAGTCGCTGCCCGCGGAAGGCACGCGCTGGCACTACCTGGGCGCGGTCCAGCGCACCACCGCCCGCAAGCTCGGGGCGCTCGTGCACCTCTGGCAGAGCGTCGACGGGCCCGGCGCGGCGGAGCGCATCGCCCGGGCCGTGCCGGGGGCCCGGGTGCTCGTGCAGGTCAACGTGAGCGGCGAGCCGCGCAAGCTGGGTTGCACCTTCGACGCCGCGCCCGCGCTGGTGGCGGGCCTGCGCACGCTCCGCCTCGACGTGCGGGGCCTGATGGCCGTGGGGCCGGCCGGGCCGCCCGAAGCCGCCCGCGCCGGGTTCCGGCGCCTGGCCGAGCTGGCCGACCGCCTGGGCCTGGCCGAGCGCTCGATGGGCATGAGCGCCGACCTCGAGGTGGCGGTCGCCGAAGGGGCGACGATCGTGCGCGTGGGCACCGCGCTGTTCGGCGCTCGTCCACCGCGTCCGTAG
- the murC gene encoding UDP-N-acetylmuramate--L-alanine ligase, protein MSAIAGVLARMGHVVSGSDLKPSANLERLRGLGVEVHVGHDASHVNGVDAVTISTAIPGRNRELRAAAERGVPVLRRAEMLAAIAGTRRTIAVAGTHGKTTTSSMLALTLVQAGLRPSFIIGGEVNEIGGGAAWDTGEWFVIEADESDGTFLELPAEIAVVTSVEPDHLEHYGDLNGLVDAFARFLDQASGLRVVCADDPVAARLGRSAGAISYGEHEDADYRVVDLHAGRGGSSFTLVHAGREIGAIRLPVPGRYNALNAAAALVTALGVGAPFAAAAQALARYGGVARRFEFRGERAGVTFVDDYAHLPGEGRAALAAAREGGWSRVVCVFQPHRYSRTASLWRDFDSAFDAADLLVVTEVYPAGEAALLDHDPGRRVAWLPHRHDVVRYLRDRLRSGDLCLTLGAGDLTSVPDDLLRSSDG, encoded by the coding sequence ATGAGCGCCATCGCCGGGGTGCTCGCGCGCATGGGACACGTCGTGTCGGGCAGCGACCTCAAGCCCTCCGCGAACCTCGAGCGGCTACGCGGCCTCGGTGTCGAGGTGCACGTCGGCCACGACGCGTCACACGTCAACGGCGTCGACGCGGTGACGATCTCGACCGCGATCCCCGGGCGCAACCGCGAGCTGCGAGCCGCGGCCGAGCGCGGGGTGCCCGTGCTGCGCAGGGCCGAGATGCTCGCCGCCATCGCCGGCACCCGGCGCACGATCGCGGTGGCCGGCACCCACGGCAAGACCACCACGTCCTCGATGCTCGCCCTCACGCTCGTGCAGGCTGGCCTCCGGCCGTCGTTCATCATCGGGGGCGAGGTCAACGAGATCGGCGGCGGCGCGGCGTGGGACACGGGCGAGTGGTTCGTGATCGAGGCGGACGAGAGCGACGGCACGTTCCTCGAGCTGCCGGCGGAGATCGCCGTCGTCACGAGCGTGGAGCCCGACCACCTCGAGCACTACGGAGACCTGAACGGTCTCGTCGACGCCTTCGCCCGGTTCCTCGACCAGGCGTCGGGCCTGCGCGTGGTGTGCGCCGACGACCCGGTCGCGGCGCGCCTGGGCCGGAGCGCGGGCGCGATCTCGTACGGCGAGCACGAGGATGCCGACTACCGGGTGGTGGACCTGCACGCCGGGCGCGGGGGATCGAGCTTCACGCTCGTCCACGCGGGCCGCGAGATCGGTGCCATCCGCCTCCCCGTTCCCGGCCGGTACAACGCGCTGAACGCGGCCGCCGCGCTCGTCACCGCACTGGGTGTCGGTGCGCCGTTCGCAGCCGCCGCCCAGGCGCTCGCGCGCTACGGCGGCGTCGCCCGACGCTTCGAGTTTCGCGGCGAGCGTGCGGGCGTCACGTTCGTCGACGACTACGCGCACCTTCCCGGCGAGGGGCGCGCCGCGCTCGCGGCCGCCCGCGAGGGCGGTTGGTCGCGCGTGGTGTGCGTCTTCCAGCCGCACCGGTACAGCCGTACCGCGTCGCTCTGGCGCGACTTCGATTCTGCCTTCGACGCCGCCGACCTGCTCGTGGTGACCGAGGTGTACCCGGCCGGGGAGGCGGCCCTCCTCGATCACGATCCCGGTCGGCGGGTGGCATGGCTGCCGCACCGGCACGACGTCGTCCGCTACCTGCGCGACCGGCTCCGCTCGGGTGACCTGTGCCTCACGTTGGGAGCGGGCGATCTCACATCGGTGCCCGACGACCTCCTCCGCTCCTCCGATGGATGA
- the ftsZ gene encoding cell division protein FtsZ has translation MVGALQNYLAVIKVVGIGGGGVNAVNRMIDAGLKGVEFIAVNTDAQALLMSDADVKLDIGRELTRGLGAGSDPEVGRQAAEEHRQEIEEVLKGADMVFITAGKGGGTGTGGAPVVAEVAKGIGALTIGVVTRPFAFEGRRRSVQADQGIQHLKEKVDTLIVIPNDRLLSVSNDKTSVLNAFKMADEVLLQGVQGITDLITTPGLINTDFADVKMVMTNAGSALMGIGYGSGDGRAINAARAAISSPLLEASIEGARGILLNISGGSDLGLFEVNEAAEIIHGVAHPDANIIAGMAIDDAMGDEVRVTVIAAGFDRWDEGKDRRGGRRGEGLGLVDDDVFSPGGDDLDLEGDDDFDVPSFLK, from the coding sequence ATGGTCGGAGCACTGCAGAACTACCTCGCCGTCATCAAGGTCGTCGGCATCGGGGGCGGGGGGGTCAACGCCGTCAACCGCATGATCGACGCGGGGCTGAAGGGCGTCGAGTTCATCGCGGTCAACACCGACGCGCAGGCGTTGCTCATGAGCGACGCCGACGTGAAGCTCGACATCGGGCGCGAGCTCACGCGCGGGCTCGGTGCCGGGAGCGACCCCGAGGTCGGGCGCCAGGCTGCGGAGGAGCACCGCCAGGAGATCGAGGAGGTGCTCAAGGGCGCCGACATGGTGTTCATCACCGCGGGCAAGGGCGGCGGCACCGGCACCGGTGGCGCGCCGGTGGTGGCCGAGGTGGCCAAGGGGATCGGCGCGCTCACGATCGGTGTCGTCACGCGTCCGTTCGCGTTCGAGGGTCGGCGCCGCTCGGTGCAGGCCGACCAGGGCATCCAGCACCTGAAGGAGAAGGTCGACACCCTCATCGTCATCCCCAACGACCGGTTGCTCTCCGTCTCGAACGACAAGACGTCGGTGCTCAATGCGTTCAAGATGGCCGACGAGGTGCTGCTCCAGGGAGTGCAGGGCATCACCGACCTGATCACGACGCCCGGTCTCATCAACACCGACTTCGCCGACGTGAAGATGGTGATGACCAACGCCGGCTCCGCGCTGATGGGCATCGGTTACGGCAGCGGCGACGGCCGCGCCATCAACGCGGCGCGCGCCGCCATCTCGAGCCCCCTCCTGGAGGCGTCCATCGAAGGCGCGCGCGGGATCCTGCTGAACATCTCCGGCGGGAGCGACCTCGGGCTGTTCGAGGTGAACGAGGCGGCCGAGATCATCCACGGCGTCGCGCATCCCGACGCGAACATCATCGCGGGCATGGCGATCGACGACGCGATGGGCGACGAGGTGCGCGTGACGGTCATCGCGGCCGGCTTCGACCGCTGGGACGAGGGCAAGGACCGCCGGGGCGGGCGCCGCGGCGAGGGGCTGGGCCTGGTCGACGACGACGTCTTCAGCCCGGGTGGCGACGACCTCGACCTCGAGGGCGACGACGACTTCGACGTCCCGTCGTTCCTCAAGTAG
- a CDS encoding polyphenol oxidase family protein: MSDTGHHRVGDAYVVFTGRAAGDLGHAGDYVHAVRPEVQARRRAVVDLPWTWLRQAHGEDAAVTDRSGCALAVLTADCAPVALLGSNGVVGVAHAGWRGLVAGVLERAVEVMRAAGAGDVHALLGPCIRPGCYEFGADDLAQVARRLGDGVRGTTSTGAPALDVPAAVRAALGRVGVVDVGDVGICTACSPAHFSHRARRELGRQALVVWRA, translated from the coding sequence GTGAGCGACACCGGGCACCATCGCGTCGGCGACGCCTACGTGGTGTTTACCGGTCGCGCGGCCGGCGACCTGGGCCACGCCGGCGACTACGTGCATGCGGTTCGCCCCGAGGTCCAGGCGCGGCGGCGTGCGGTCGTCGACCTGCCGTGGACGTGGCTGCGTCAGGCGCACGGCGAGGATGCCGCCGTCACCGACCGGTCGGGTTGCGCCCTCGCCGTCCTCACCGCCGACTGCGCGCCGGTCGCGCTGCTGGGGTCGAACGGCGTGGTGGGTGTGGCGCACGCAGGCTGGCGCGGCCTCGTCGCCGGCGTGCTCGAGCGCGCGGTCGAGGTGATGCGCGCGGCCGGCGCGGGCGACGTGCACGCGCTGCTGGGTCCGTGCATCCGGCCCGGGTGTTACGAGTTCGGCGCGGACGACCTCGCCCAGGTCGCGCGCCGTCTCGGCGACGGTGTGCGCGGAACGACGTCGACCGGTGCGCCGGCGCTCGACGTGCCCGCGGCCGTGCGCGCCGCGCTCGGGCGCGTCGGTGTCGTCGACGTGGGCGACGTCGGCATCTGCACCGCATGCTCTCCGGCCCACTTCTCGCACCGGGCCCGGCGCGAGCTCGGGCGCCAGGCGCTCGTCGTCTGGCGCGCGTGA
- the ftsW gene encoding putative lipid II flippase FtsW encodes MAARVEQRRARVRPAVAPRPASRRPRTSWLLLGLVAALDVIGLVMVLSASSVNALRVYGSAWIFFERQLLWVGVGALLLVVTMRVDYRVWRRLVVPLLLLTVTLLVLVLVPGFGISVGGSARWLGVGFLRVQPSELAKLAVIVFAADVLTRRADHMRSTRLTVVPVLLVFSIIALLVLVQPDLGTTLVLACIVMAVLFIAGVPLHTMAAVAALAGVTTSLAGMTKSYRRGRLLCFLHPASDPGNACYQLRQSLVGLGSGHVMGVGLGASRAKWGFLPNAHTDFIFAIIGEEVGLIGSLFVAGLFVAFAVLGVRAASRAPDHFGALLAGGITAWVVGQAFINIGAAIGTLPVTGVPLPFVSFGGSSLVIAMAASGILINVARQSR; translated from the coding sequence ATGGCCGCGCGGGTTGAGCAACGGCGTGCCCGCGTGCGCCCCGCGGTCGCGCCGCGCCCGGCGTCCCGGCGTCCTCGCACCTCCTGGCTGCTGCTCGGCCTCGTGGCGGCGCTCGACGTCATCGGCCTGGTGATGGTGCTGTCGGCGTCGTCGGTGAACGCGCTACGGGTCTACGGCAGCGCCTGGATCTTCTTCGAGCGCCAGCTGCTCTGGGTCGGTGTCGGCGCGCTTCTCCTGGTGGTCACCATGCGCGTCGACTACCGCGTCTGGCGCCGGCTCGTGGTCCCCCTGCTGCTCCTCACGGTGACGCTCCTGGTGCTCGTGCTGGTGCCGGGCTTCGGCATCTCGGTCGGCGGCTCCGCCCGCTGGCTGGGCGTCGGCTTCCTCAGGGTCCAGCCGTCGGAGCTCGCCAAGCTCGCCGTGATCGTCTTCGCGGCCGATGTCCTCACCCGGCGCGCCGACCACATGCGTTCGACGCGGTTGACCGTCGTCCCCGTGCTGCTCGTGTTCAGCATCATCGCGCTCCTCGTCCTGGTGCAGCCCGACCTCGGCACCACGCTCGTCCTCGCGTGCATCGTCATGGCGGTGTTGTTCATCGCGGGCGTTCCGCTCCACACCATGGCGGCCGTCGCCGCTCTCGCGGGCGTGACGACATCGCTCGCGGGGATGACGAAGAGCTACCGGCGCGGTCGCCTGCTGTGCTTCCTCCACCCCGCGAGCGACCCGGGGAACGCGTGCTACCAGCTGCGCCAGTCGCTCGTCGGGCTCGGCTCCGGCCACGTCATGGGCGTGGGCCTGGGCGCGAGCCGGGCCAAGTGGGGCTTCCTGCCCAACGCCCACACCGACTTCATCTTCGCCATCATCGGAGAAGAGGTGGGCCTGATCGGCAGCCTGTTCGTGGCGGGCCTGTTCGTCGCGTTCGCGGTGCTCGGCGTGCGCGCCGCCAGCCGGGCGCCCGACCACTTCGGTGCGCTGCTCGCCGGAGGCATCACCGCGTGGGTGGTGGGTCAGGCGTTCATCAACATCGGCGCGGCGATCGGCACCCTGCCGGTCACCGGTGTGCCCCTGCCGTTCGTCAGCTTCGGTGGCTCCTCGCTCGTGATCGCGATGGCGGCCAGCGGCATCCTCATCAACGTCGCGCGCCAGTCCCGCTAG
- a CDS encoding cell division protein SepF: MASGALRKMGVWLGLVDDDEYDEYAPYDEPASAPVRRNGAQVAVAEPEVSVAGVRTLPRDASGMPDTVSVQQVKPAVVRPISPVQSAKVHVVAPGGFNDAQEIGDKLKSSLPVIVNLQGSDRELSRRLIDFASGLTYGLGGQMERVADQVFLLTPTNVEVSPEEKRRLQERGLYGT; this comes from the coding sequence ATGGCTTCTGGAGCGCTGCGAAAGATGGGCGTCTGGCTCGGTCTGGTCGACGACGACGAGTACGACGAGTACGCGCCCTACGACGAACCGGCTTCCGCGCCCGTCCGCCGGAACGGCGCGCAGGTCGCGGTGGCCGAGCCGGAGGTGAGCGTCGCAGGTGTGCGGACGCTGCCACGCGACGCCTCCGGAATGCCCGACACGGTCAGCGTGCAGCAGGTGAAGCCGGCGGTCGTCCGACCCATCAGCCCGGTGCAGAGCGCCAAGGTCCACGTGGTCGCTCCGGGTGGGTTCAACGACGCGCAGGAGATCGGCGACAAGCTGAAGTCCAGCCTGCCGGTCATCGTCAACCTGCAGGGCTCCGACCGCGAGCTGTCGCGCCGGCTCATCGACTTCGCCAGCGGCCTCACCTACGGCCTCGGCGGTCAGATGGAGCGGGTGGCCGACCAGGTCTTCCTGCTGACCCCCACCAACGTCGAGGTCTCTCCCGAGGAGAAGCGGCGCCTGCAGGAACGCGGCCTGTACGGCACCTAG
- a CDS encoding FtsQ-type POTRA domain-containing protein, with protein sequence MSDRPPATAPIDPRFRRRRIEVRRRAGRRRLRLITGMTVGVAAIGIAWGASRSPLLDVDHVRLTGATHTQPWKIIQTAGTLPGRPMVDVDEAAAAHRIERLPWVAEARVRRRWPNTVSIQVRERAPAASVPAAAGGWALVDDRGRVLAPVASAPADRPALDGVPPAGPPGTLVPARTRAPLDVVRALTPAMLLRVGAVVRAPDGELQLRLRAGGVVRLGDTGRLEPKLVAAEAVLGDVDARHVAVLDVRVPDTPVLTRR encoded by the coding sequence GTGAGTGACCGGCCGCCGGCGACCGCGCCCATCGACCCCCGCTTCCGCCGACGCCGCATCGAGGTGCGCCGCCGCGCGGGCAGGCGCCGCCTGCGCCTCATCACCGGGATGACCGTGGGCGTCGCCGCGATCGGTATCGCGTGGGGCGCCAGCCGCTCGCCGTTGCTCGACGTCGACCACGTGCGCCTCACCGGGGCGACCCACACCCAGCCGTGGAAGATCATCCAGACCGCCGGGACGTTGCCGGGGCGGCCCATGGTCGACGTCGACGAGGCGGCGGCCGCGCATCGCATCGAGCGCCTGCCCTGGGTCGCCGAGGCGCGGGTGAGGCGGCGGTGGCCGAACACGGTCTCCATCCAGGTGCGCGAGCGCGCGCCGGCGGCATCGGTGCCGGCGGCCGCCGGCGGTTGGGCGCTCGTCGACGACCGCGGCCGCGTGCTCGCACCGGTGGCGAGCGCCCCTGCCGATCGGCCTGCGCTCGACGGTGTGCCCCCGGCCGGCCCGCCCGGCACGCTCGTGCCGGCCCGCACGCGCGCCCCCCTCGACGTGGTACGGGCCCTCACGCCGGCCATGCTGTTGCGCGTGGGGGCGGTCGTGCGCGCGCCCGACGGTGAGCTGCAGCTGCGGCTGCGCGCCGGCGGCGTGGTGCGCCTGGGGGACACGGGCCGGCTGGAGCCCAAGCTGGTCGCGGCGGAAGCCGTGCTGGGCGACGTCGACGCCCGTCACGTCGCGGTGCTCGACGTGCGCGTGCCCGACACGCCAGTCTTGACTCGCCGCTGA
- a CDS encoding NAD-dependent epimerase/dehydratase family protein, which translates to MSGSGPWAGRTVLVTGAEGFIGSTLVDRLLHEGADVRAFVHYKPYGERGWLAGREDDVDIQAGDVRDAGRVLTVVEGCEVVFHLAALIGIPYSYVAPESYVQTNVMGTQNVAAACRRAGVARMVHTSTSETYGTALRVPIDESHPLQPQSPYSASKIGADMMALSFHHAFDLPVAVVRPFNTYGPRQSARAVIPTILGQLHSGATEIRLGAITPTRDFNYVDDTVSGFLAVAGCDRALGNVVNVGSGREIAIGALVDLLIAITGCDARVVVEADRLRPSGSEVERLLADTTRAREWAGWQPEVPLEEGLRRTSDWVRDNLALVDPGRYQV; encoded by the coding sequence ATGAGCGGTTCTGGGCCCTGGGCGGGGCGAACGGTGCTCGTCACGGGCGCCGAGGGCTTCATCGGCAGCACGCTGGTCGACCGGCTGCTGCACGAGGGCGCGGACGTGCGCGCGTTCGTGCACTACAAGCCCTACGGCGAGCGGGGCTGGCTCGCGGGACGCGAGGACGACGTCGACATCCAGGCGGGCGACGTGCGCGACGCAGGGCGCGTGCTCACGGTGGTCGAGGGCTGCGAGGTGGTGTTCCACCTGGCCGCGCTCATCGGCATCCCCTACAGCTACGTCGCGCCCGAGAGCTATGTGCAGACGAACGTGATGGGAACCCAGAACGTCGCCGCCGCATGTCGAAGAGCCGGGGTGGCGCGCATGGTGCACACGTCGACGAGCGAGACGTACGGCACCGCGCTCCGCGTGCCGATCGACGAGAGCCACCCGCTGCAACCGCAATCGCCGTACTCGGCATCCAAGATCGGCGCCGACATGATGGCGCTCAGCTTCCACCACGCCTTCGACCTCCCCGTGGCGGTCGTCCGGCCGTTCAACACCTACGGGCCCCGCCAGTCGGCGCGGGCCGTGATCCCGACGATCCTCGGCCAGCTGCACAGCGGTGCGACCGAGATCCGCCTCGGCGCGATCACTCCGACACGCGACTTCAACTACGTCGACGACACCGTCAGCGGCTTCCTCGCCGTCGCGGGTTGCGACCGCGCGTTGGGGAACGTCGTCAACGTGGGCTCGGGCCGGGAGATCGCCATCGGCGCCCTGGTGGACCTGTTGATCGCGATCACGGGATGCGACGCGCGCGTCGTCGTCGAGGCCGACCGGCTACGGCCTTCGGGTAGCGAGGTCGAACGTCTGCTCGCCGACACGACGCGCGCGCGCGAGTGGGCCGGCTGGCAGCCCGAGGTGCCGCTCGAGGAGGGACTGCGCCGCACCTCGGACTGGGTGCGCGACAACCTCGCCCTCGTCGACCCCGGCCGCTACCAGGTCTAG
- a CDS encoding CBS domain-containing protein, giving the protein MTLAAGLTVRPADTLRTAHERMRANGRGLVAVVGRGDKLLGTITDGALRRAMLAGADLDGGVDQAMSLQPLTASKRATKKELLALLRTHRLRSIPIVTDGRLVGVRSLDELGGTGMPAPVAVVMVGGKGERLRPLTDTMPKPLLKIGGLSIVERLIEGMAAAGVRDVYLTLNYKADVFEDRLGTGKHLGVALHYVRERKAMGTAGALSLLPDDLEGPVVVANGDLVTTIDFRALLDFHWHHEGSITVTGVEHLSPIPYGVLRFVEHHLLGIDEKPQRRDLVAAGIYVVEAPVLRFVPRDAPSGMPDLIARAVGEGLPTHVFPILERWFDIGSPEEFERVLLHFAVGADSE; this is encoded by the coding sequence GTGACGCTCGCCGCGGGGCTCACGGTCAGGCCCGCCGACACGCTGCGGACGGCCCACGAGCGCATGCGCGCCAACGGTCGCGGGCTGGTTGCGGTGGTGGGACGCGGCGACAAGCTGCTGGGCACGATCACCGACGGTGCCCTCCGTCGCGCCATGCTCGCGGGCGCGGACCTCGACGGCGGCGTCGACCAGGCGATGTCGCTCCAGCCGTTGACCGCGTCGAAGCGTGCGACCAAGAAGGAGCTGCTCGCGCTGCTCCGCACCCACCGGCTGCGCTCGATCCCCATCGTCACCGACGGGCGCCTGGTGGGCGTCCGCTCGCTCGACGAGCTCGGCGGCACCGGCATGCCGGCCCCGGTCGCGGTCGTGATGGTGGGCGGCAAGGGCGAGCGGTTGCGCCCGCTCACCGACACGATGCCGAAGCCCTTGCTGAAGATCGGTGGGCTCTCGATCGTCGAGCGTCTCATCGAGGGCATGGCGGCGGCCGGTGTGCGCGACGTCTACCTCACGCTCAACTACAAGGCCGACGTCTTCGAGGACCGGCTCGGCACGGGCAAGCACCTCGGTGTCGCCCTCCACTACGTGCGCGAGCGCAAGGCCATGGGCACCGCGGGCGCGCTGTCGCTGCTGCCCGACGACCTCGAGGGGCCCGTCGTCGTGGCCAACGGCGACCTCGTCACCACGATCGACTTCCGCGCCCTGCTCGACTTCCACTGGCACCACGAGGGCTCGATCACGGTTACCGGCGTCGAGCACCTCTCACCGATCCCGTACGGCGTGCTGCGCTTCGTCGAGCACCACCTGCTGGGGATCGACGAGAAGCCGCAGCGCCGCGACCTCGTCGCCGCCGGCATCTACGTGGTGGAGGCGCCGGTGCTCCGCTTCGTGCCCCGCGACGCGCCATCGGGCATGCCCGACCTCATCGCCCGGGCGGTCGGCGAGGGGCTGCCCACTCACGTCTTCCCGATCCTCGAGCGCTGGTTCGACATCGGCAGCCCCGAGGAGTTCGAGCGGGTGCTGCTGCACTTCGCCGTCGGCGCGGACAGCGAATGA
- the murB gene encoding UDP-N-acetylmuramate dehydrogenase, which produces MDDAVARAAARLGARARRDAALGPLTTYRVGGAAALLFEARDEDDLEAARVAVGETGIPVLVVGGGSNLLVADAGWPGLAVTLGDGFSTIEVVGAGSSPSGAGGRRRVTAGTDADPVRVRAGAAVSLPVLARRTAALSLTGLEWAVGVPGTVGGAVRMNAGGHGSDVSRTLAAVRVVDLDGDGPRQLSPGQLDLAYRHSSLRPAQVVVWADFSLHRGDRAESEAEIAEIVRWRRAHQPGGANGGSVFTNPPDDSAGRLIEAAGLKGLRRGSAYVSPKHANFFQADEGGTADDVRALITEVQRLVDERMGVRLEPELRMVGFPPAT; this is translated from the coding sequence ATGGATGACGCGGTCGCACGCGCCGCGGCGCGGCTGGGCGCGCGGGCGCGTCGCGACGCGGCGCTCGGGCCGCTGACCACCTACCGCGTCGGCGGGGCGGCCGCGCTGCTCTTCGAAGCGCGCGACGAAGACGACCTCGAGGCGGCGCGCGTCGCGGTGGGGGAGACGGGCATCCCCGTGTTGGTGGTCGGTGGCGGCTCCAACCTGCTCGTGGCCGACGCGGGCTGGCCCGGCCTCGCAGTCACGCTGGGCGACGGGTTCTCGACCATCGAGGTGGTCGGAGCCGGCAGCAGCCCCAGCGGGGCCGGCGGGCGGCGCCGTGTCACGGCGGGCACCGACGCCGATCCGGTACGGGTGCGCGCCGGGGCCGCGGTCAGCCTGCCCGTCCTCGCCCGCCGCACCGCGGCCCTGTCGCTCACCGGGCTCGAGTGGGCGGTGGGCGTGCCCGGCACCGTCGGAGGCGCGGTGCGCATGAACGCGGGCGGCCACGGCTCCGACGTCAGTCGCACGCTCGCTGCGGTCCGTGTCGTCGACCTCGACGGCGACGGCCCCCGGCAGCTGTCGCCCGGGCAGCTCGACCTGGCCTACCGCCACTCGTCGCTGCGCCCCGCCCAGGTCGTGGTGTGGGCCGACTTCTCGCTCCACCGCGGTGATCGGGCCGAGTCGGAGGCCGAGATCGCCGAGATCGTGCGGTGGCGGCGGGCCCACCAGCCCGGTGGCGCCAACGGAGGATCGGTCTTCACCAACCCACCGGACGACTCGGCCGGCCGGCTCATCGAGGCCGCCGGGCTCAAGGGCCTGCGGCGGGGATCCGCGTACGTCTCGCCGAAGCATGCCAACTTCTTCCAGGCGGACGAAGGGGGCACGGCCGACGACGTCCGTGCCCTGATCACGGAGGTGCAACGGTTGGTGGACGAGCGCATGGGCGTCCGGCTCGAGCCGGAGCTGCGCATGGTCGGCTTCCCGCCTGCGACGTGA